A genomic segment from Chitinophaga niabensis encodes:
- a CDS encoding glycosyltransferase family 117 protein, giving the protein MNFNRINNITGWIVCIIACSVYLMTMEATGSLWDCGEFISAAYRVQVPHPPGAPLFVLLGRLFTLPFSPSEAALGVNIMSALASGFTILFLFWTITHFARRMFTTTGEELSSQQLLAVMGAGVVGALAYTFSDSFWFSAVEGEVYAFSSLFTALVFWAMLKWEHEADTKYGDRWIVFIAYMMGLSIGVHLLNLLTIPAIVMIYYYKRTKTPTTAGAIWAFIIGCALTGMVQKFIIQDTIKASGMMDVFFVNSLSLPFFSGFAFYFIAIIALLIYGYYKPKFGLYVPLIIVATVVLIPAFTGGDSAAVLIFRFVVGIGVLLIPYFIKLFGIELNAQKLRHVVQLANSCILFLLMGYSTYVTTMVRSSANPSVDMYNVDNPVSLVGYLGREQYGDFPLIYGQVFTARPESYEEQGNLYARGNKEYVVVGKKQVPVYAAKDKMLFPRVWDASNDQGHADYYKAFLGLKDGEAPSFGDNIYFFLKYQVSFMYLRYFGWNFIGKQNDVQGFGNPRDGNTISGIAPLDNVLYGDQSEMPDSLKNNKARNTFYFLPLILGLIGFFFHYNRHRKDAIIVALLFLFTGLAIVVYLNQAGNQPRERDYAFVGSFYAFAIWIGLGVLSIYNFIVKKQKTVAAPVAIGLGLLAAPVLMGAQGWDDHDRSKKVIARDVARDYLESCDKNAILFTVGDNDTYPLWYAQEVEGIRPDVRVINLSLLGVDWYIDQQRKAVNQSPAIEMILGPEKYRGENRNYVMHYDNGKIPQNSFFNLKEVIQFVGEDNDGAKVPLQNGEKVNYLPTQKFFIPVDVNEVVKNGTVDIQDSGRIMPQVPIVLPEKKNVIYKNDLAVYDIIAANAFKRPIYFTSPVDLGFNEFLQVEGLTYRLVPTRRLPSNEMLPGLNDQVQTRKMYNNLMDKFVYGSVDIAGVYFDEPNRRMLQSVRNAYTKLGVALVKEGKKDKALQVLDRQDSVFLPGNMPYAMTSPGNMHNLWSMEIVYAYYIAGNAKKADAISAEITKDLEQQLRYYRSLPARLFTNDLQDDAQRAEQFLGMLKQLKVDFSNKDTLKQQETGQQFSTVPDSTKK; this is encoded by the coding sequence ATGAATTTTAACAGGATTAATAACATTACAGGCTGGATCGTGTGTATAATTGCCTGTAGTGTGTATTTAATGACCATGGAAGCCACGGGAAGCCTGTGGGATTGCGGCGAGTTCATTTCCGCGGCCTATAGGGTACAGGTACCTCACCCTCCGGGAGCTCCTTTATTTGTATTGCTGGGCAGGCTCTTTACCCTTCCCTTCTCTCCTTCTGAAGCAGCCCTGGGTGTAAATATCATGAGCGCCCTGGCCAGTGGTTTTACCATCCTGTTCTTATTCTGGACCATTACCCACTTTGCACGCCGTATGTTCACCACAACCGGTGAAGAACTTTCCAGCCAGCAATTGCTGGCCGTAATGGGTGCCGGCGTTGTAGGCGCTTTGGCATATACTTTCTCCGATTCTTTCTGGTTCTCCGCCGTGGAAGGTGAGGTGTACGCATTTTCCTCCCTCTTCACCGCACTGGTATTCTGGGCCATGCTCAAATGGGAACATGAAGCAGATACCAAGTACGGCGACCGCTGGATCGTTTTCATCGCTTACATGATGGGGCTGTCCATCGGGGTACACTTGCTGAACCTCCTGACCATTCCCGCCATTGTAATGATCTATTATTACAAGCGCACCAAAACCCCTACTACCGCAGGGGCTATCTGGGCCTTTATTATAGGTTGTGCGCTCACCGGTATGGTACAGAAGTTCATCATCCAGGACACTATCAAGGCATCCGGTATGATGGACGTGTTCTTTGTGAACAGCCTGAGCCTGCCTTTCTTCTCCGGTTTCGCATTCTACTTCATAGCCATCATCGCTTTACTGATCTACGGTTACTATAAACCTAAATTCGGTTTGTATGTACCGCTGATCATTGTAGCCACCGTAGTGCTGATCCCGGCCTTCACAGGTGGTGACAGTGCCGCAGTACTCATTTTCCGCTTTGTGGTGGGCATTGGTGTGCTGCTGATCCCTTACTTCATCAAATTATTCGGCATAGAACTGAATGCACAGAAACTGCGGCACGTGGTGCAGCTGGCGAATTCCTGCATCCTGTTCCTGCTGATGGGTTACTCCACTTACGTAACCACTATGGTGCGCTCTTCCGCGAACCCTTCCGTGGATATGTATAATGTGGACAATCCTGTATCCCTGGTAGGTTACCTGGGCCGTGAGCAGTATGGCGATTTCCCGCTGATCTATGGCCAGGTGTTCACTGCCCGCCCTGAATCTTACGAAGAGCAAGGCAACCTGTATGCCCGTGGTAACAAAGAATATGTAGTGGTGGGTAAAAAACAGGTACCCGTATATGCTGCCAAGGATAAAATGCTGTTCCCCCGCGTATGGGATGCCAGCAACGACCAGGGCCATGCTGATTACTACAAAGCATTCCTGGGATTAAAAGATGGCGAAGCGCCTTCTTTTGGTGATAATATTTACTTCTTCCTCAAATACCAGGTAAGCTTCATGTACCTGCGTTACTTTGGCTGGAACTTCATCGGTAAACAAAATGATGTGCAGGGCTTTGGTAATCCCCGCGATGGTAATACCATTTCCGGTATAGCTCCCCTGGACAATGTGTTGTATGGCGACCAGTCTGAAATGCCGGACAGCCTGAAGAACAATAAGGCTCGTAATACATTCTATTTCCTCCCGCTGATCCTTGGCCTCATTGGATTCTTCTTCCATTACAACCGCCACAGGAAAGATGCGATCATTGTAGCATTGCTCTTCCTGTTTACCGGTTTGGCCATTGTAGTATACCTGAACCAGGCCGGTAACCAGCCGCGTGAAAGGGATTACGCCTTTGTGGGTTCCTTCTACGCATTTGCCATCTGGATAGGTTTGGGTGTATTAAGCATCTATAACTTCATCGTGAAGAAACAAAAGACCGTTGCAGCCCCTGTTGCAATAGGCCTCGGCCTTCTCGCTGCACCCGTATTAATGGGTGCGCAGGGATGGGATGATCACGATCGTTCCAAGAAAGTGATCGCCCGCGACGTAGCCCGCGATTACCTGGAATCCTGCGATAAAAATGCCATCCTCTTTACTGTGGGTGATAACGATACTTACCCGCTCTGGTATGCACAGGAGGTAGAAGGCATTCGTCCGGATGTACGGGTGATCAACCTCAGCTTACTGGGTGTTGACTGGTACATTGATCAGCAACGTAAAGCTGTAAACCAAAGTCCGGCCATTGAAATGATCCTGGGACCTGAAAAATACCGTGGTGAAAACCGCAATTACGTGATGCACTACGACAACGGTAAGATCCCGCAGAACAGCTTCTTTAACCTGAAAGAAGTGATCCAGTTCGTGGGAGAAGACAATGATGGCGCCAAGGTGCCTTTACAGAATGGTGAAAAAGTGAACTACCTGCCTACACAGAAATTCTTCATCCCCGTAGATGTAAATGAAGTGGTAAAAAATGGTACGGTAGATATCCAGGATAGTGGCCGCATTATGCCGCAGGTGCCCATCGTACTGCCTGAGAAGAAAAACGTGATCTATAAGAACGACCTGGCCGTATATGATATCATTGCAGCCAACGCCTTTAAACGTCCGATCTATTTCACCAGCCCGGTAGACCTCGGATTTAACGAGTTCCTGCAGGTGGAAGGATTGACCTATCGCCTGGTGCCAACACGCAGGCTGCCTTCCAACGAAATGCTGCCCGGCCTGAACGACCAGGTGCAAACCCGCAAAATGTACAACAACCTCATGGATAAGTTCGTGTATGGTAGTGTGGACATTGCCGGCGTTTATTTCGACGAGCCTAATCGCCGTATGCTGCAAAGCGTGCGGAATGCTTATACCAAACTCGGTGTTGCCCTCGTAAAAGAAGGTAAAAAAGATAAAGCACTGCAGGTGCTGGACAGGCAGGATTCTGTATTCCTGCCCGGCAATATGCCTTATGCCATGACCTCTCCGGGTAACATGCATAACCTCTGGAGCATGGAAATAGTATATGCTTACTATATAGCCGGTAATGCGAAGAAAGCGGATGCTATCTCTGCAGAGATCACAAAAGACCTGGAGCAACAGCTGCGTTACTACCGCAGCCTGCCTGCAAGGCTCTTTACCAACGATCTGCAGGATGATGCACAACGTGCCGAGCAATTCCTCGGTATGCTGAAACAGCTTAAAGTAGATTTCAGTAATAAGGATACACTGAAGCAACAGGAAACCGGGCAGCAGTTCAGCACGGTGCCTGATAGCACTAAGAAATAA
- a CDS encoding SRPBCC family protein — MLQDFVVTKALDIKAPVSKVWKFLTTPEGIKEYLFGTNVTSEWKVGSLIRFTGEYEGKPYEDKGTIEVFDKEKVFEYTYYSSFSGVPDQAENYSLVRMELEPIEEGTRLKVKHSNFPTETVYQNNEKQWDIVMDTIKDKTEERY, encoded by the coding sequence ATGTTGCAGGATTTCGTAGTTACCAAGGCACTGGACATTAAAGCACCTGTTTCCAAAGTGTGGAAATTTCTCACCACTCCGGAAGGGATAAAGGAATATCTTTTTGGCACCAATGTAACCAGTGAGTGGAAAGTGGGCAGCCTGATCCGTTTTACCGGGGAGTATGAAGGCAAACCTTATGAAGATAAAGGTACTATTGAAGTGTTCGATAAAGAAAAGGTGTTTGAATATACCTATTACAGCAGCTTCAGTGGTGTGCCGGATCAGGCGGAGAATTATTCCCTGGTACGGATGGAACTGGAGCCGATCGAAGAAGGAACGCGGCTGAAAGTGAAACACAGCAATTTCCCTACGGAAACGGTTTATCAGAACAATGAGAAACAATGGGATATTGTAATGGATACGATTAAGGATAAAACAGAAGAGCGCTATTAG
- a CDS encoding putative quinol monooxygenase — protein MIRIVKLTFDPAQTTAFEQLFAERQADIRHFPGCTHLELWKDKTHIGVYFTYSHWENTEALDVYRHSEIFADTWTAIKGWFTGKPEAWSLENRTP, from the coding sequence ATGATCCGGATCGTGAAACTGACCTTCGACCCCGCGCAAACCACTGCTTTTGAACAGCTTTTTGCGGAACGCCAGGCGGATATCCGCCATTTCCCGGGATGTACTCACCTCGAGCTTTGGAAAGACAAAACCCATATCGGGGTATATTTCACCTACAGCCACTGGGAAAATACCGAAGCCCTGGATGTTTACCGCCACTCGGAGATATTTGCAGACACCTGGACGGCCATTAAAGGCTGGTTCACCGGAAAACCCGAAGCCTGGAGCCTGGAAAACAGAACACCATAA
- a CDS encoding M1 family aminopeptidase encodes MLILFEWTYQYKKKLFLFAILFFSVLGFAITQANIGPAEVWNNGPYAIHFILCFVSITALFAMTILCASAVLRDSEYRMQEIIYATGITKQAYLVTRFSGLMIAGLCILLASIAGMIAGGMVKPGGPVQLLYYFQAFCLIGVPNVLFSAASLFLIANLFRSTASVYAGGILLYILYFVASLAGNSPLMAGSSPTGTEHALLYALADPFGFVPFLAQTKGWTEDEMNTLTIVPDLHFTANRICWILVSLLLLTLTYFRFSFASFTASGKEKKQIAAAAPGIPYAPVVLSAGNRKAVLLESWRLGTKSVLKSLPFLIMVLLWLFMMGMEFYQTILQGMFGMRFIPYSGEIAARLRDTHLLELLLLYYAAEISWREKQAGMQDLIDATAAPRRVLFFSKCLTMITMAGLLVTVNIAAAVIMQTTVGYTDYALGTYLSLYYYSGVPMAIFGILFLVIQRHVPNKYIGMVLSAFVLYLLLEGDNFGLKHPLWHFAAPFKMKYDALNGWGHYKTAFHWYMLMGVCIALLAAGVWRYITGIAALLVAGYIFYQTPSSDDNWGNVYREKYMRYSTLPQPVITSVKTAVELYPAEKRYTVKGTYHLLNNTAAPIPEILTGITPGVSSINISIPGATLLENDDHYKFRRFRLQRVLQPGDSIELSFSLAASTSAFTPYNPENSVQENSAYIELEKNIPYIGYAPSLGLTKEYDTEPDDSALHYSWVHYETTIGTAIDQTALTVGTLEKQWEQNGRKYFHYKTEGPIAFMFALASGKYQQQQVNGVEIYYYHGQNVPVILTAARQSLATYNRIFGPYQYKTLRIVEIPHYPGAGTAYPGIVFLKENFIFGTDLKKMDYATSVTAHEIAHQWWAYQVEPLGIAGSKVLTETLANYAEAIITEQLQGKDWLTKYHLVEHNIYISSRANKETTLKESRTESYVHYQKGSIVMQAMMAEMGSDTINAALRGLLKAHSWPGTRPATADLLSNFYAVATPSQRQLIHRWWETKFLYDLSLEEAGMKKLPSGEYEVKLQVKSNAPEERLGIALYDDTGKMVYKGYQTRIVLKEKPALAVVDPDILRLEKNREDNVKKIE; translated from the coding sequence ATGCTGATCTTATTTGAATGGACGTATCAGTATAAAAAGAAGCTGTTCCTCTTTGCCATACTGTTCTTCTCCGTACTGGGCTTTGCGATAACACAGGCTAACATTGGCCCGGCAGAAGTATGGAACAACGGGCCTTATGCCATCCATTTCATCCTCTGCTTTGTGAGCATCACCGCATTATTCGCCATGACCATCCTCTGCGCCAGTGCCGTTTTACGCGATAGCGAATACCGCATGCAGGAGATCATATATGCTACCGGTATAACAAAACAGGCCTACCTGGTTACACGCTTTTCAGGATTGATGATAGCCGGGCTCTGTATACTGCTGGCCAGTATTGCAGGCATGATCGCTGGCGGAATGGTGAAGCCCGGCGGGCCGGTGCAGTTGCTTTATTACTTCCAGGCTTTCTGCCTGATAGGCGTACCTAATGTGTTATTCAGTGCTGCCAGCCTCTTCCTGATCGCTAACCTGTTCCGCAGTACGGCATCCGTGTATGCGGGTGGCATATTACTGTACATCCTGTATTTCGTGGCTTCGCTGGCCGGTAATTCCCCCCTGATGGCAGGCTCTTCTCCCACAGGTACAGAACATGCGCTGTTATATGCCTTAGCAGACCCTTTTGGCTTTGTGCCTTTCTTAGCCCAAACCAAAGGATGGACGGAAGATGAAATGAATACGCTGACCATTGTGCCGGACCTTCATTTCACCGCGAACAGGATCTGCTGGATACTCGTTTCCCTGTTGCTGCTCACGCTTACTTATTTCCGGTTTTCTTTTGCTTCCTTTACTGCATCCGGCAAAGAGAAAAAACAAATAGCGGCTGCTGCACCGGGCATACCTTATGCACCAGTGGTTTTATCTGCCGGTAACCGAAAGGCCGTGCTGCTGGAATCCTGGCGGCTGGGTACCAAAAGCGTGCTAAAAAGCCTGCCGTTCCTGATCATGGTGCTGTTATGGCTTTTTATGATGGGCATGGAATTTTACCAGACCATTCTGCAGGGCATGTTTGGCATGCGGTTCATTCCCTATTCGGGAGAAATAGCAGCCCGGCTGCGCGACACACACCTGCTGGAATTGTTACTGCTCTATTATGCTGCAGAGATCAGCTGGCGGGAAAAACAGGCAGGTATGCAGGATCTGATAGATGCTACTGCTGCACCACGGCGTGTATTATTCTTCTCCAAATGCCTGACCATGATCACGATGGCGGGGTTACTGGTTACAGTGAATATTGCAGCTGCAGTTATCATGCAAACCACCGTGGGCTATACTGATTATGCTTTAGGTACTTATTTATCACTTTATTACTACAGTGGTGTACCTATGGCCATATTCGGCATATTATTCCTCGTCATACAACGGCATGTTCCCAACAAATACATCGGCATGGTGTTATCTGCTTTTGTCTTGTACCTCTTGCTGGAAGGAGATAATTTCGGCCTTAAACATCCGCTCTGGCATTTTGCTGCACCATTTAAAATGAAGTATGATGCATTGAACGGATGGGGACATTACAAAACTGCATTCCACTGGTATATGCTGATGGGAGTTTGCATCGCGCTGCTGGCGGCTGGTGTATGGCGGTATATAACAGGTATTGCGGCACTGCTTGTTGCCGGTTATATCTTTTACCAGACCCCATCTTCTGACGATAACTGGGGCAACGTATACCGGGAGAAATATATGCGCTATTCCACTCTGCCGCAGCCGGTGATCACTTCTGTTAAAACTGCTGTTGAGTTATATCCTGCGGAAAAAAGATATACGGTAAAGGGTACTTACCACCTGCTCAACAACACAGCAGCGCCTATCCCTGAAATACTCACAGGTATTACACCAGGCGTGAGCAGTATAAACATTTCCATACCTGGCGCAACGCTGCTTGAAAACGACGATCATTATAAGTTCCGGCGCTTCAGGTTACAACGCGTTTTGCAACCGGGAGATTCCATCGAACTCTCCTTTTCTCTCGCAGCCTCCACATCTGCCTTTACACCTTACAACCCGGAGAACTCCGTGCAGGAGAACAGTGCTTATATAGAACTGGAAAAGAACATTCCCTACATCGGTTATGCCCCTTCCCTGGGTTTAACCAAAGAGTATGATACCGAACCGGATGATAGTGCGCTGCATTACAGCTGGGTGCATTACGAAACCACTATCGGTACTGCTATCGATCAAACAGCCCTTACAGTAGGTACATTGGAAAAACAATGGGAACAGAACGGGCGAAAATATTTTCACTACAAAACAGAGGGCCCCATTGCCTTCATGTTCGCACTGGCCTCCGGGAAGTATCAGCAACAGCAGGTGAATGGTGTGGAGATCTATTATTATCACGGGCAGAATGTTCCGGTAATACTTACTGCCGCCCGGCAATCCCTTGCAACATATAACCGCATCTTTGGCCCTTACCAGTATAAAACACTAAGGATAGTGGAAATACCGCATTACCCCGGTGCAGGTACAGCATACCCGGGTATTGTATTCCTTAAAGAGAATTTCATTTTCGGTACTGATCTGAAAAAGATGGATTATGCCACTTCTGTTACCGCGCATGAAATAGCGCACCAGTGGTGGGCTTACCAGGTGGAGCCGTTGGGCATAGCAGGCAGCAAAGTGCTCACGGAAACACTGGCCAATTATGCAGAGGCGATCATCACGGAGCAACTGCAAGGCAAAGATTGGCTCACGAAGTATCACCTGGTCGAACATAATATTTATATCTCTTCCCGGGCAAATAAGGAAACAACATTGAAAGAAAGCCGTACTGAAAGTTATGTGCATTATCAGAAAGGCAGCATCGTTATGCAGGCTATGATGGCTGAAATGGGAAGCGATACCATCAATGCCGCATTACGCGGACTACTGAAGGCACATAGCTGGCCGGGAACAAGGCCTGCTACTGCAGACCTGCTTAGTAACTTCTATGCAGTTGCCACACCTTCACAACGCCAACTGATACATCGCTGGTGGGAAACAAAGTTCCTGTATGACCTTAGCTTAGAGGAGGCCGGCATGAAAAAATTACCTTCCGGGGAATATGAAGTGAAGCTGCAGGTAAAGAGTAATGCACCGGAGGAAAGGTTGGGTATTGCTTTGTATGATGATACAGGTAAAATGGTGTATAAAGGTTATCAAACACGTATTGTGCTGAAAGAGAAACCTGCACTCGCGGTGGTGGATCCTGATATACTGCGGTTGGAGAAGAACCGGGAGGATAATGTAAAAAAGATAGAATGA
- a CDS encoding alpha-L-fucosidase, with translation MMKRISTLLFIACLSCSAIAQQTSRAVMDGFMDKRFGMFIHWGPVALRGEEIGWSRDKQISKADYDQLYKEFNPVLFNADEWVKTAKDAGMKYLTITARHHDGFCLWPSAFTEYDIAATPYKKDIVGALAKACKKAGIRFCIYYSVLDWYHPEYPIHSAHDQTPDPKSDINKYIVFMKAQLKELLTNYDPYMLWFDGGWEKPWTNEMGKDMYAYLKSIKPDVIINNRLGKEIAAVENKKIDAAAMVGDYDTPEQVVGRMNMNMPWESCFTICRQWAWKPNDKMKSLKECLFILEKTAGGNGNLLFNVGPMPDGRIEARQVARLKEMGDWLQKNGSAIYGTWGGPFSPTDQYAATRNGNKIFIHVLKTDTTQLSLPVIEGRKINKAFVLGTQQAVTYSQQEGKINLTLTPATLNYVIVLEMDGDVMKAPVI, from the coding sequence ATGATGAAAAGGATCTCCACGCTACTCTTTATTGCCTGCCTCAGTTGCAGCGCCATTGCCCAGCAAACTTCCAGGGCCGTTATGGATGGCTTTATGGACAAACGTTTTGGAATGTTCATTCACTGGGGCCCGGTTGCCCTCCGGGGAGAAGAAATAGGCTGGTCCCGCGATAAACAAATATCCAAAGCGGATTACGACCAGTTGTATAAAGAATTTAACCCCGTTTTGTTCAACGCAGATGAATGGGTGAAAACTGCAAAAGATGCAGGCATGAAATATCTCACTATCACTGCCCGCCATCACGATGGTTTTTGTTTGTGGCCTTCTGCCTTTACGGAGTATGATATCGCCGCCACGCCTTATAAGAAGGATATTGTGGGCGCACTGGCCAAAGCCTGTAAAAAAGCAGGCATCAGGTTCTGTATCTATTATTCCGTGCTGGACTGGTACCATCCTGAATACCCGATCCACTCCGCACATGATCAAACGCCGGACCCCAAATCTGATATCAATAAATACATCGTTTTCATGAAGGCACAGCTGAAAGAACTGCTGACCAATTATGATCCCTATATGTTATGGTTCGATGGTGGCTGGGAAAAGCCCTGGACGAATGAAATGGGGAAGGATATGTATGCTTACCTGAAATCGATCAAACCTGATGTGATCATCAATAACCGCCTGGGTAAAGAGATCGCCGCGGTGGAAAATAAAAAGATAGATGCTGCTGCCATGGTTGGTGATTATGATACGCCGGAACAGGTGGTGGGCAGGATGAATATGAACATGCCCTGGGAAAGTTGCTTCACCATCTGCAGGCAATGGGCCTGGAAGCCAAACGATAAAATGAAATCATTGAAGGAATGCCTCTTCATTCTCGAAAAAACAGCCGGTGGTAATGGTAACCTGTTATTTAACGTAGGCCCTATGCCCGATGGCCGTATAGAGGCACGGCAGGTAGCCCGTTTGAAAGAAATGGGAGACTGGCTGCAAAAGAACGGATCAGCAATTTATGGTACCTGGGGCGGCCCTTTTTCACCTACTGATCAATACGCTGCTACCCGGAACGGAAACAAAATATTTATCCATGTCCTGAAAACAGATACTACGCAACTTTCTTTACCTGTTATCGAAGGCCGGAAAATAAATAAAGCTTTTGTGCTGGGCACACAGCAAGCGGTTACGTATAGCCAGCAGGAAGGAAAGATCAATTTAACCCTTACACCTGCTACGCTGAACTATGTGATCGTACTGGAAATGGACGGGGATGTAATGAAAGCGCCTGTTATCTGA
- a CDS encoding GNAT family N-acetyltransferase, with amino-acid sequence MQPNSVIIQQETKVDHKFVFEIHKQAFRGEEEAILVDRLRTSPVYVPSLSLVAIIGHRIAGHILFTEIKIGKRNVHALALAPLAVLPEFQHQGIGGMLIREGLSKAAEAGYGSVIVLGHEHYYPKFGFVPASRWGITSPFDVPDNVFMGMELFPGALDGVSGMVEYAPEFLH; translated from the coding sequence ATGCAACCTAACTCAGTTATCATTCAACAGGAAACTAAAGTTGATCATAAATTCGTTTTTGAAATACATAAGCAGGCGTTCAGGGGGGAAGAGGAGGCCATCCTTGTAGACCGTTTGCGCACAAGCCCTGTGTATGTTCCGTCACTTTCACTCGTTGCCATCATTGGTCACCGCATCGCAGGGCATATACTTTTTACGGAGATTAAGATCGGTAAAAGGAATGTGCATGCCCTGGCATTAGCACCGCTTGCTGTGTTACCGGAATTTCAGCATCAGGGCATCGGCGGGATGCTGATCAGGGAAGGACTGTCTAAAGCAGCGGAGGCCGGCTATGGTTCCGTGATCGTACTGGGGCACGAACATTACTATCCGAAGTTCGGATTTGTACCTGCTTCCAGGTGGGGGATCACATCACCCTTTGATGTGCCGGATAATGTTTTTATGGGGATGGAATTGTTCCCCGGGGCATTGGATGGTGTTTCCGGCATGGTGGAGTATGCACCGGAATTTTTGCATTAA
- a CDS encoding SDR family oxidoreductase, whose amino-acid sequence MQNSFQHKTVVITGATSGIGKALAIAFLQAGANVSVCGRKQSTLDALQQELNHPALHTFPADVSKEADCKAFIENALARFGKIDVLINNAGISMRALFHDADVEVLKTLVDINFWGTVYCTKYAFPSILANKGTVVGISSIAGYRGLPGRTGYSASKFAMQGFLEALRTENLHTGINVMWICPGFTASNIRNTALDKSGQSQQETPLNENKLMSAATVAQHTLKAILKRKRSLVLTSQGKITVLLSKLLPGLADKLVFNHFKKEPGSPLKSE is encoded by the coding sequence ATGCAAAATTCCTTTCAGCATAAAACTGTTGTGATCACCGGCGCTACCTCTGGTATCGGAAAGGCACTGGCCATCGCATTTTTACAGGCCGGCGCCAATGTATCCGTATGTGGCCGCAAACAAAGCACCCTCGATGCCCTGCAGCAGGAACTGAACCATCCTGCCTTACATACCTTTCCCGCCGATGTAAGCAAAGAAGCAGATTGCAAAGCCTTTATAGAAAATGCACTGGCCCGGTTCGGGAAGATAGACGTGCTGATCAATAACGCCGGCATCAGTATGCGGGCATTGTTCCATGATGCGGATGTGGAAGTACTCAAAACACTGGTGGATATTAATTTCTGGGGAACGGTATACTGTACCAAATATGCTTTCCCTTCTATCCTGGCTAACAAAGGTACCGTAGTGGGTATCTCTTCCATTGCAGGATACAGGGGTTTACCGGGCAGGACCGGTTATTCCGCTTCTAAGTTCGCCATGCAGGGATTCCTGGAAGCTTTACGTACGGAGAATTTGCATACAGGTATAAATGTAATGTGGATCTGCCCGGGTTTCACTGCCTCCAATATCCGCAATACGGCGCTGGATAAAAGCGGGCAATCCCAACAGGAAACACCTTTGAATGAGAACAAACTGATGAGTGCAGCAACCGTTGCGCAACATACGCTCAAGGCTATATTAAAACGCAAACGCAGCCTGGTACTAACTTCACAAGGCAAGATCACCGTACTGCTGAGCAAGCTTTTACCCGGCCTGGCAGATAAGCTGGTGTTCAATCACTTTAAAAAGGAACCGGGCTCTCCTTTAAAAAGTGAATAA
- a CDS encoding SAM hydrolase/SAM-dependent halogenase family protein, with amino-acid sequence MPIITLTSDIGLQDYLAGAIKGLLLQHCADAQVVDISHHISPFNLPQATYICRSAFKYFPEDTFHLVLNNLFDRKADYLLMARHNNQFICCADNGIVTMIAGEKPTQVVRLPLVAGENKHTLNMVKVMALAIAAMIKGASMEQVGTPVTELTVKNNLQPLTGEDYIEGQIIHIDNFENVVVNITREQFIAQQQGRKFAIFFRRDEMITHISETYADVPEGQKLALFNAAGYLEIAVNKGNAAGLFGLQGFRRDQLQQGVYQQLSFYQTVKIIFE; translated from the coding sequence ATGCCCATTATCACACTAACATCCGATATCGGTTTGCAGGATTACCTCGCAGGCGCCATTAAGGGCCTGCTGCTGCAACACTGCGCGGATGCTCAGGTAGTGGACATCTCTCATCATATCTCTCCTTTCAACCTGCCGCAGGCCACATATATCTGCCGCAGCGCATTTAAATACTTTCCGGAAGATACCTTTCACCTGGTGCTGAATAACCTGTTCGACCGTAAAGCAGATTACCTGCTGATGGCCCGGCACAATAACCAGTTCATCTGCTGTGCAGATAATGGTATTGTGACCATGATAGCCGGGGAAAAGCCAACACAGGTGGTACGCCTGCCCCTGGTAGCGGGTGAGAACAAACACACCCTGAACATGGTAAAGGTGATGGCCCTGGCCATTGCTGCCATGATAAAAGGCGCATCCATGGAACAGGTAGGTACACCGGTTACGGAGCTGACAGTGAAAAATAACCTGCAGCCGCTGACCGGGGAAGACTATATCGAAGGGCAGATCATACACATCGATAATTTTGAGAACGTAGTGGTGAACATCACCCGGGAACAATTCATTGCCCAGCAGCAGGGACGCAAGTTCGCCATATTCTTCCGCAGGGATGAAATGATCACCCATATCAGTGAAACCTATGCAGATGTGCCGGAAGGCCAGAAACTGGCGCTCTTCAATGCTGCCGGGTATCTTGAAATAGCTGTGAATAAAGGGAACGCCGCCGGGCTGTTTGGCCTGCAGGGCTTCCGGAGAGATCAGTTGCAGCAAGGTGTTTACCAGCAACTGTCCTTTTACCAAACCGTGAAAATCATCTTTGAATAA